TGCTCATCGACTCTCCACCTTCCATATGCGATTCAGCTAGGCCACAGCCCGCTCCCGAATCCCCTCCAACACCTGCACAATCTGTGAAACGGTCGCGGCCGGAAATATCCCAAGCGGGCCCTGCGCGTTGAAGTCGGTAAATGGCGATTGAAATAACCTGTCCGTCTCCATCACGCCGTTTTGCGTAAGCTCCTCGACCACGAGATTGATGAACTCAATCTGGTTTGCCGTGGCGGTCGAGCCGCTGATGAACTCGCTGAAGGCCTGCATCGCAGCTTCACGGTCAAGCCCGACCAGGGAGCGGATGAAGATGCCGAGTCCGTGACTCTTTTCTTTCGCTTCCTGAATAAGCTCGGGCGAGCCACCGGCTTCCAGCAGCATTCTCTCAAGCTCAATCAGGTCAGTTGGTGTCAGTGGTTGGTTGCGGCGCAGTCTCTGAAGCGCAACGTGCGACTCGTGCGCCATCAGGAACGGCCGGGCCTTATCGTATTGCTGCCAGTTGAAGTCTGCAGTGCTGAAAGGCAAATACACTGATAGTCTTGCTATCCGCAGCGTCTATGCCAATCAAGATTGTTGATGCAGATGCAATGAATCTATCCTAACGGAGCGGTGCCCCAAATTGATAGACCTGCACGAGAGCGTACGGAGCGTATCAGCGCGCGCCGGCACCCGTACGCATGAATACGACGCGCCTGCCTTCCATCCTCAACGAGTCGGTTGGTGAAGTTGCCTCCGGCGCCACCGCCTATGGACGTGGCAAGTGCCACCTGGCAAGCGCTACCGTCAGATGGCAGTCAGTGAGCTCGAACGCCGATACACGCACAGTCTCTGGCACGTCTTCGCACTGTAGCCGCGCAAGCGCACGCTTCAGCCGCCGCCGAAACTCCCGGAGCTCACAAACTGCGCCACTCCAACGAAAAAGGTCATCGATTTTCACCGGATACGGCTTGGCGTGAGAACTGTAGTAGGCCGCCAGCCATGCCGGTAGCCCTGAGTAATTATGCAGTGCAGCATCACTGACTGCACTCCAGTCCGCCGGACCAAAAAGACGCGCCATCGACTCCAGCACGCGAAATGAAATAACGTCACTTCCCTTCAGTTGCCCATCAGGCGTCCCGCGCCCCCGGTAACCATCGTCGAACGCGACATCAATCAGCCGTGGCATCGGAATATCCACCCTTCTCATCCGTACGCGCAGATGTGCGGCGTTAAGTCGAATCAGGCTGTCTCGAATTGCGCGGTGGGTATTGGCACAGTAGCTAACCTTAAGGTCACGTGAAAGTTGCCAGAACGTCACCTTCACCCAACGCAGGTCACCCCCAGGGCAAAGCGGGCGGTCGTCGCGATAGTAGTTCAGGCAGGCCGCAAAAACGCGGCGGTCGTAATCACCAAGCGGATGCCCTGTGAGTGTCACTGCCGTGTCGCCCTGCGATGCAATCTCCAGGTCCATCAACGGTTTGTCGCTCACCCCAGCGGCCGCGAACAGGGACGAGCGCAAGAACAAATTCGGGATACCGACGGTCGCCTCCCGCCACGAAGGCAGATAGACGTCCTCTCCGCGACGTATCGCCCGGCGCTGGCGGGCCTGGCGCACCTCGCTCACAGAGGCGTTGTCAGCAAGCACTAGCACCGCCGCCTCCTCCTCGGCCTTCATCTTGCGTAGCTGACTGCGCGCGGAAGACTCGACGGTTGCCGCCGCCGCACAAGCAAGGTCTTGAGTCCAGCCATCCTGTGCTGACTCCGCTGCCCGCCGCGCGCCCGAGGCTTGCGCCAGAAGCTCGGAAACCTGCTCAGCGGTTCGTCGTATTGCCATGCTGCGCGTCCGTAGCTCGTTGAATGTATGCAGCCAGAAATCCACGAAGGACCGCCGACGCACAGACGCCCTGCAGTGCGCAAAGCGAGGTGAACTCGTTTTTCAGGTCCTCAGGCAGCCAGATTTTCATCTGCACTGAGCCCGCCCGGTGCCGGTCATTTGTGTTTTGAGTATTTATTTGCATTTGTCGTCTCCAAGGGGAATCGAGTACCCACTTGGACGTATAGCGCGCAGACCATGCATAACGAACCTAAATCGGCGTCCATGCCCACCGCCACTTGGCGTTAATACACGGATTACTTGGCCCCGAGACACGCACTACTTGTCGTGGCCCCACATTTCACTTGGCTTCGAAACACGGCTGTCAGCCGCCAGAGAGAAAATATGTACCAACACGACGGAACATTTCGGCGGATACCCACACGCCTAATCACTAATCATTTAATCAAACCACCCACGCGCCGCTTTCGCACGCCCTCTGCTACGCCCACGGTGAGCTGACACCCCACAACCAACAATCCCAATCTCGCGGCATGGCTCTCCGACTTCCAGCCAGTGTGCGACATAGTGCGCAGCGCGCACCTCATGACGCACCGGGAGCCCACCGTGGCGCACGGGACCGTTACGCAAACTCAACAATTCCGCAATTCCCAGCCAATGACAGAACAGTCCCGTGGATACTCACTCGATACAAATGGTGCGCTTCGAGAGCACTGAATAGCCGGGGGTAGTTACCAGACTATGCGTCCAGATGCAGCGCTCAAACGCGAAAACCTTTTCTTCCATAAAACATGGACTAGAGTTAGACACAGCTACTGCGGTAGCGAAACCTGAAACGCAGGCAATCGGGCCTATGAGCTCCGAGGCGCCATTTTGTGAACAGACCACAAAATGGAGCTCGGGGAATGTGCGCCATCAGAAAACCGGAAAAGAAGAATAACAAGGTCGTTAAACACGGTTACCGCGAGGGCCCGGTCAGACTATGCGCTAACTCCTGCTGGCGCTCATTTCGTTGCACCCTTCGCACTGCTGCCGACACCATCTTTTGCAGTGACGGCATCGACAAGGTCCGACTCGTTTCCAAGAATGCTCAGGCAAACCAACAGGAACGCGGCACTGAAGTTGCCACGATTGATGCGTCGATTAATGACCGTAGCACTACCTGGAATCCTCTTGGCATTCAAGGCTTCCGCCAACTCACGATAGCCCCACCCGCGCTGAAGCATCCCACGCTTTATCAGCCGCTCTGCCACAAACCCCCACTCCTCCATCACTGGCACTTGGACTCCCGGCAAACCGTTCGCCACATCAACCGATATAGGGCGTCCCCTGCCTGCTCTCATCATCGACCGCACCTCAATTCAAGTAGCCGAAAAAGCTATTTAGAGTCAATTTTGGCACATCATCCATGCGCCTTTCTATACCTCCACTCAACCAACATGGAGGCAAGAAATGCTTGACACCCCCGAACGCGAGCGATTACTCGACCGGCTTGGACTTCCAGCTGCCGGAAGGCGACTGATACTCGACGCCGCAAAGTACGCTCCGGTAAGAAAAGTCTCCTCCAAGGGGGGCGGAAACGTCATCACGCCCTACCAGAGCCTGAAGATGCAGCGGACCGTCGAAACGGAAAGCCGCCATCTTGAGTTCCCTGCCGCGGTCGGCCACGAGCACAACCCAAAGGTCTTGGAGTATTTTCCGCAACCCTGCCGGCTGACGTTTGAGGTCATCGATGCGGACGGCGAAATCCATGCTGTCGACCACACCCCTGACTTCTTGGTCATCACCGAGCGTGAAGTCTGGCTCGAAGAATGTAAACCGTGGTCGAAGCTCGAGCGCCTCGCACAGCGCAAGCCGTGGCGCTATCAGCTCGACGCGGACAACCGCTGGCGGTCCGATGGTATCGAGCAGTGGCTCGCCGAGAGAGGTATCGGTTATCGTATCCTGAGCGACCACGACATCCCCCAGCGACGCGTCGAGAACACGCTCTTCCTTGAGGACTACCTTGACCCTGCGGCACCGACCTGCCAGGTAGAGGTCGAGCTTCGCGTTAAGGAAGCGCTCGCGCAGGACGCCACGTTGTACCTGGCCGAACTGTACGAGCGACTGGAGTGTCGCCCCGATGACATTTTCAAACTCGTTGCAGATGGGCTGATTGTCGCTGATATCGACCATGCGGCACTGAGCGAACCGACCCGATGCCGCGTGTTTCGCGATACCGCAGTCCGCGATTTTGAACACGCACGCCGGCTTCCAGCGCCGTTCGCCCCCCTAGGCACGGTGGATATTACCGTCGGTGCTCGCCTGATGTACGACCAGCAGCCATATACCGTCCTTATGGTCGGGGGAAACAAGGCCGTCCTCCAATCCGACGACCATAAATCCGTTGAGGTCTCGCTCGAGACTTTGGAGAAGCTTGCCGTTGCCGAAAACGTTCTTATGGTCGGACAAAGCCTCGGGACCGAAGGGTCAGTTCGCCTATCCGACTTCACCGAGAACGAGCTGCGGATGGCGCTCAACCGCAGCTCCAACCTCGAGAACATCACAAACCCCAATCGGACCCAGAGGCGGCTACTGAAGGCGCTTGCCATTGCGAAGGTAAGCGGCACGGACGAACTCGTCGCACTGGTTCCCCGTCTGCGCGACCGCGGCAACCGTAGCCCCCGTCTGAGTTCCGAGCAAGAAGCTGCGATGGAGGAAGTCATCCGCACGGAATTCGAAAAAAGTCACGCGCCGAACCCAAAGCATTGTCACGCGCAGCTCAAGACGCTGTGCGCAACCCGCGGCATACGCGCCCCATCCTACCCCACGCTCATCGCCCGTATCAAGGCACGCCCCCGCCAGCAACAGGACCGGGCCCGGCACGGTAATCGGGTCGCGTACCAAAATGCAGAGTTCGTGAACGTGCTCTATGCCGATACCCCGGTGCATGGGTCCCGCGCGCTTCAGTATGTACATATGGACCACACCGAGCTCGATATCGAGCTGGTCTCACTGAAGACCGGCAAGTCGCTCGGTCGGCCATGGCTGTCGCTCGCCATCGACGCCTTCACACGGCGAATTGTGGGCATCTATCTCTCGTACGACCCGCCGTCGTACCGCTCGAACATGATGCTCCTGCGTGACATCGTCCGTCGCCATCGTCGGTTGCCTCAGTTCATCGTCGTCGACAATGGAGCGGACTTCCGCAGCGAGGATTTCAAGAATTTTGCCGCACTGATGCGCATTCACGTCCGCTACCGGCCAGCCGGCCGTCCGCGCCACGGTTCGGTCATGGAACGCATCTTTGGACGCATTCACACAGAGTACATCCACAACTTAGCGGGCAACACGAAAGCGTTAAAGGATGTGCGACAAACCACCGGCAAGTTTCTGCCCTCGCGCCTTGCCGAATGGACGCTGGAGTCTCTATACCTCGGCATCGAATACTGGGCGTTCATTTATTACGACAACGCTGAACACGCTGCGCTGGGCGTGAGCCCTTGCCAAGCCTTCAATCGCAGCATCACATCGTCAGGTAATCGCACACATCGCATCGTCACGTTGACCAAGGATTTTCTCATCCTGACGTGTCCGACGGTGGGCCGACTGGGGCAACGCAAAGTCGACCGCCAGCGTGGCATCAAAGTCCACTCGAACTACCACTACTGGTGCCCGGAGTTTCGCGACCCGAAGCTGCACGGCCGCAGCCTCCCCGTGCGCTACGACCCGTGGGATAGCGCGACCGTCTATGTGCAAATCGACAAGCGCTGGGTGGCAGCGCAGTGTAAATCGCTCACCGCGTTGGGTCAGCTCACGGAGAAGGAGCGCGAGCTCTTCTCGACCGAGATGCGTAGCCATTACCGCCTGCGCGACGACGACGAGGTCTCAACTCAGCAGCTTGCCGAGTTCCTGCGAGTGTTCACGCCCAAGGGCGCAGCGGAGCTCGCCCTGGAGCGTCAACGCGAAAACCGCGAACTGTACGGGTCGGTTGGCATCGGCGCGATTGCCAAGCCCATACCCGCATCCCAACTCCCCAGCGCGGTCCAGCTCTCGGCCGCCCCTGTAGCCAGCGACATCCCCGCCATTACGTCGGCCTCGTCCACGGGGCTGTCGCTCGAAGCCGCGCATCCCCTGGACCTTCCCGAATTCGACACCTTTTAATCATTGAGAGAAACCATGATGACTACTCACTTGAATAACGCATCGACCGACCATCATCACCTGACCGGTCACCGTATCCGTCACCCCCGCATCGCCTCGGCCATCGATGAATGCGGTCTACTACTTGAAGCGGGCGACGGTGCGGACCTCCTCCTGCTCTGCGGCCCTACGGGTGCGGGCAAGACGACGCTCGGAAATTTCCTCGTCGAGACCGAACTGAAGAACCAGTCGGAGGACCTTGCCGCGAATCCTGGCTACATCCCCGCGATACGGGTCGAGGCGCCGGCGTCCGGTGAGCGCGAATTTTCGTGGCGGCTGTTTTTCAAGCGCATCCTCGATGAACTTGAATACGAGCTCGATGTGCCGCGCACGGCCTACGGCATCGACCCCGGCACGGGGCGAGTGGTGCGCCCCCGCGGCACGAATCCCAACAGCCTTGCCGGTCTTCGCACGTCGGTCGAACGGTCTCTGAAAAGCCGCGGGACGCGC
This genomic interval from Parazoarcus communis contains the following:
- a CDS encoding type I restriction-modification enzyme R subunit C-terminal domain-containing protein, with protein sequence MYLPFSTADFNWQQYDKARPFLMAHESHVALQRLRRNQPLTPTDLIELERMLLEAGGSPELIQEAKEKSHGLGIFIRSLVGLDREAAMQAFSEFISGSTATANQIEFINLVVEELTQNGVMETDRLFQSPFTDFNAQGPLGIFPAATVSQIVQVLEGIRERAVA
- the trfA gene encoding plasmid replication initiator TrfA; translation: MDFWLHTFNELRTRSMAIRRTAEQVSELLAQASGARRAAESAQDGWTQDLACAAAATVESSARSQLRKMKAEEEAAVLVLADNASVSEVRQARQRRAIRRGEDVYLPSWREATVGIPNLFLRSSLFAAAGVSDKPLMDLEIASQGDTAVTLTGHPLGDYDRRVFAACLNYYRDDRPLCPGGDLRWVKVTFWQLSRDLKVSYCANTHRAIRDSLIRLNAAHLRVRMRRVDIPMPRLIDVAFDDGYRGRGTPDGQLKGSDVISFRVLESMARLFGPADWSAVSDAALHNYSGLPAWLAAYYSSHAKPYPVKIDDLFRWSGAVCELREFRRRLKRALARLQCEDVPETVRVSAFELTDCHLTVALARWHLPRP
- a CDS encoding DUF6471 domain-containing protein; the protein is MEEWGFVAERLIKRGMLQRGWGYRELAEALNAKRIPGSATVINRRINRGNFSAAFLLVCLSILGNESDLVDAVTAKDGVGSSAKGATK
- a CDS encoding Mu transposase C-terminal domain-containing protein, whose protein sequence is MLDTPERERLLDRLGLPAAGRRLILDAAKYAPVRKVSSKGGGNVITPYQSLKMQRTVETESRHLEFPAAVGHEHNPKVLEYFPQPCRLTFEVIDADGEIHAVDHTPDFLVITEREVWLEECKPWSKLERLAQRKPWRYQLDADNRWRSDGIEQWLAERGIGYRILSDHDIPQRRVENTLFLEDYLDPAAPTCQVEVELRVKEALAQDATLYLAELYERLECRPDDIFKLVADGLIVADIDHAALSEPTRCRVFRDTAVRDFEHARRLPAPFAPLGTVDITVGARLMYDQQPYTVLMVGGNKAVLQSDDHKSVEVSLETLEKLAVAENVLMVGQSLGTEGSVRLSDFTENELRMALNRSSNLENITNPNRTQRRLLKALAIAKVSGTDELVALVPRLRDRGNRSPRLSSEQEAAMEEVIRTEFEKSHAPNPKHCHAQLKTLCATRGIRAPSYPTLIARIKARPRQQQDRARHGNRVAYQNAEFVNVLYADTPVHGSRALQYVHMDHTELDIELVSLKTGKSLGRPWLSLAIDAFTRRIVGIYLSYDPPSYRSNMMLLRDIVRRHRRLPQFIVVDNGADFRSEDFKNFAALMRIHVRYRPAGRPRHGSVMERIFGRIHTEYIHNLAGNTKALKDVRQTTGKFLPSRLAEWTLESLYLGIEYWAFIYYDNAEHAALGVSPCQAFNRSITSSGNRTHRIVTLTKDFLILTCPTVGRLGQRKVDRQRGIKVHSNYHYWCPEFRDPKLHGRSLPVRYDPWDSATVYVQIDKRWVAAQCKSLTALGQLTEKERELFSTEMRSHYRLRDDDEVSTQQLAEFLRVFTPKGAAELALERQRENRELYGSVGIGAIAKPIPASQLPSAVQLSAAPVASDIPAITSASSTGLSLEAAHPLDLPEFDTF